In the Triticum aestivum cultivar Chinese Spring chromosome 2B, IWGSC CS RefSeq v2.1, whole genome shotgun sequence genome, TAGTTATGTTTAGTAACACCACAAATGCACTCAACATATTTATGAGTTTTAGAATTCCTATAGAAGAAAAACGAAAGGACGTGACAGACAGTAACTAATTTTATATGTAACTCAAGCAAAAACTATGCACATGAAGCAAACGCATTCTTAAGAGAACTTCAAACAAGTTTAATCACAACTAACATTAAGAATATGGTCAAAAAGCATACATGTTTAACATAAAAGGCAGGCCCAGGAGACATTCAAGCTTGAGTTGGGTTTCTTTCAAAATAGTAGTTAGATATATATAGGACTGAATGCCTGCAATACTTCTGTATCATATGTCATAATGTCATAAACTCCTATCCCAGAAAGGCAGCAAAACCATATGAACAAGGCAGGTCCAACAGCAAGACCGACTTTGAATGTTCCAAACCTTTACAGACTCAAGAACAATGAGAAatgcagaaaaaaacaaaataGAAGGTGACTATCCTGCACTTCTATGCAGTAACACATTTTTCTATTTAACCGGCTAATACCAACCAACATATTCAAGGTCAGCTTCATTAAAACTAGATATTCCAACCTTCAAGCCTTTGACAGCAGTTATCACTGCAGATTTTACCGACAGGAAAGTAATACTGTGAGAAGATGAAAACTGGTAACACAATTGTACTTCTGAAAGAAAATATGTAAGATCATAAGACTAGGTGAAGAGAAATACGACGAACAATGCAtcagaaatactccctccgttcctaaatgtaagtctttgtagagatttcactatgaactagatacggatgtatatagatgtattttaagtatggattcattcattttgatccgtatgtagtccatctagtggaatctctacaaagacttacatttaggaatggagggagtatatgaacCTGACATTGCTGGTGTGACAACACCATCCACTATCACCATAGAAGTACCAAAGAGAATAAGCATCAAAAGTAGCTTCTTCAGCGTAGATGAAGTCTCAAGGTGCTCCTTGATCCACAAAGACATCTTGAGTTCGACCAATGGTACCTTGAGTTGGAAACCTGATATACGGTTGTCAGAGAGCAATTAGTTAGGGAACTAGCCTTTGCATTTCTGCATTTTATAGAGAGTATAAAGCAAACATTCCTCCTGCCAAATATACAGAACAATCATTATTAAACGTGAAGCTCAAGGAAAAGTACTATTCTCTAATCTATTTCCAGTGGTATGGCATTAATATACAGTGATATCccttctccatcatcatttccCCATAAAACAATCAGAGTATGCTTCAGCAAATGGAATTAAATCAAGTGTATATTACGAGAGGAAAAATGCATTGCCCTCACTCACTCATCAGCGGTACCTCTAATTAGGCTACCACTCCTCAATGCACCCTCTGCCACTCTTTCCAGCATTAATAGCTTTGTAATCCAAATTCAGGCCAAATGAGTTACAATAGAGCAATCTCTCTATTTCAGTTGTAGCAGCAGCAGGCAATAAATAAATAGAGCTAAAGGCATGAGAAAGTTGCATGTAGTAATCTTAACAGTAGCCTTTTCAGGAAGTTACTTCCTATCCTTTAAAAAACCACATATACTAATTCTAAGAGCATGCCTACATTTTGTAAAAACTGGAACTAAACAACTGAGGTTTACAATCTAAGTCGGTGTCTTATTTCCATTTACATCTATATGCATGTTCCAAATGCTTGATTCAAGGATTAAAATGGCAAACAACTTGAGTTCCAGCAAACCAATTATAGCTAGAAACTTTTACCTGATTGAGTAGCTCCATCAGAATACGCTGAACTTCTCGTCAGCCCCAGCATGAGCATCGAATCGAGCACTGGCTATAGCGTCAACCTCATTGATGAATATTATAGCCGGGGCATTCTCTTCAGCTACGCAGAATACAtcagataaatgatagtatgataCAATGCATCAACAAAAGACGTGATAACCTAAGAAAAGCTTCACATAGCAATCTTTGTGATAAACCCTAACAAGAATATATGAACCACTACCAGAATCATTAAGAAGCATACGCAATATAGTGGTAGCATCATAGGCTATATCAACAACACTTTACTTGTCTTGGTAATGCATACAGTAACTAAATGTTTTTTGCATGTAAGATGTATACAGAACACAAACAAAAAGGAAGTCATGACAGATGTTCACACGCACTGCTTAGGTATAGTCTTAAGTCTTAACCTTGTGTTAACAGATCTCCCCGAACACTTCAGTTCAAACAAGTCCAACTTTTTACACTGGAGTCTTGAGCATAAACAAGGAAACCAAACCGACACGGCAACAGCTAACAAAATAGGCATTTATCACATGGTCAAAGCTTAACACATGCTATATTTTTGTAAGAACAAAAGGACAACGGAAATACTGAATGCATAAACAAGGTTAACAAATGCATGTTACAACTATCCGCGTCTTGCCTCACTCAAGTACATCTGCACAAACTCTGAACCAATTACTCAGATAAAAGCAGCAGTAGTGTGATGTGCCACCGCTTTAGCAAGCATGGTCTTGCCAGTGCCTGAAGGACCATAGAGCAGTACAACTCATGGTGTCTCAATGGTAGCTCGACTGCCTCCTGGATTTCTTGTTTTTGGATATCACATCCTCCAGTGTCCTAAACATAATCAGAACAGAGCAGATTGTTATTGACTTTCTTTTATGTGTGAAACAACTGCAGTAAGTAACAAAGATACAAACTCGATAAAATGAAAAGTTTCGGTCATGTTATGCACATAATTTTCCGCAAACATTTTAACAATCTTGGTCAACCTTAATGATAGGAAAATAAGACATAGGCTTAAATCAAATCATTGCATGGTGCATGGGCATACAGATGCTGAAGTAAGAACGCCAGAAGTAGCACTAAACCATTTTCACAGTACTATGGTAATTTGAGATCATCTGTTTATGTTCGCAAGAGTAGTTTATGATCTAAGACTAAAAGGAAATGCACCAGCAGTACTAAAATGCCGGCCAGTCTCCAAAACTGATCCCAGCATTTTAAACAGTCCCtagcaagaacacaaatgtggaagcAAGTCAATGCAAAGCTATCTTCTCTTGTTTATCAGAAATGCACCCTAATTAGGCATTCACAAAATTAAGAGCAAAGTCTAGCTTGCAAACCACAAGTACCAGCACTGATACTACACAGGGCAACATCAAATCTACCGAAGGTTAACTAAAATTTCGCATAGCACAGGCTTCTCACAGACGTGAACAACCCAACAGAACCCGCACTGCACAGGCAAGCCCATCTGACAGTATTACGACATGACAGCCCAAACCAACCTAACGAACCTCAGCAACCCACTGTCAGGCCCTGTAACTGACAAAACAGCCGAGGACACGAGGCACTTGGACACTTGGTGGAGATGGAGTCTCTGAAGCTGGATGTCAAAACTCTGCAGCGACAAAGAGAAGACGACCGCAAGGAATTCTCGGATTTCTGCAAGCAAGTTAACAACAACTTCATGGTCATGCAAGGTTACTTGACAAACATGCAAGCTAGCCGCCTGGATAAGCTCATCTCTGCAATAGTTACTGAGCCAAGAGCAGATGAGGGACAAACTCCTCCACCTGGAACTATCCGGTTCGGGGATTTACCTACAACACCTACGCAGGGTGCAGTGAACAAAGAAGTGCCTAATTCATCCCCAGGGCAGGGCAGTGTCAACATTGCAGAGAAACCACACCCACCTACTCAGATCAGATGTGCCCAGTTAATTAAACCCATCCCAGCCCTCCACTGGAACGACACCCAGTAAATGATGGGAGAGCACCATTGCATGACATCAACAGAAAGGAGTTAAATCTAGATTGACGGTAAAACTGGAGACTATCAAATACACAAATACACCCATTCCAAGCAAGCTCATGATCATATGCACAAACACCTAGCGAGCAACCATGCAGTATCATTGTCTCAACACTCCAGACCCGGTAAAACTTCATCAGCCCCACGCCACATACTCGTACAAGCAATTGCGCTAAGCAGGAACGTCTAAGTTTTAGCACGAGATATCCATCGACGGCACAGATGGCGACAAGAAGGCAATACCACGAACAGCTTGAGCGCAGCCTCTCGCCTAGGTAATATCTCAAACACCAAGCGCGCAACGAAACTGAGGCCACTTTAATACGCCGTGGCCGCTGGGAGAGGATGGGAGAGCTGGTGGCGGTACATACAGGGGAAGCTTCGACGTCGAACGAGCCGGCGCGGCCCAGGAGCTGGCGCAGCAGCGCCCCCTCCACATCCTCTTGAGCGTCCGAgtagccgccaccgccaccacggTTGCCGAGGGCGACTGTGGGGTTGCAGTGCCCCCGTCACCTTGGGTACGGAGAGGAGGGGCACGCCCCGTACGCCGCGCTCGCCGGTCGGTCCATGCCGCTGCCTCCTCGAAGCAAGCCTCAGCGGCGGCGCTCGCCGTCGCTCTGCACACCGCGCCGCCGCGgccatcgacgcgctccccgtcgcCCCGCGCGGCCAAATGCAGCCGACGTGGCCCGCCAATCGCCGTGAGGCCAAACCTCCGGCCGCGCGGCACGAGGCACGCCGTTCGACGGCGTTGGCGGGGAACGAGCCGACCCGCGCCGCGGGCCGGTGCGGACGAGGCGCTGCCGCAGCAGCGCGTCCTCCTGATCACGCCCTTCAGCGTCCGGGCAGATGAACTGGCCGGAGGGCCCACGCCCTGCCCGCGGCGCTCGCCGCCCGGCCCACGCCGCCGCCCCTCGAAGCGATCTCCAGCGGGCGGCGCTCGATGTCGCTCCgcgcgccgcgccgccgtcgcccccgcgtCAGGCGGCCGCTCTCCGTGAGGCCGAACCGCCGGCGGCGGCATGTCGTGCGCCGCTCGATGGCGTCGATGTCGAAGCAGGGGAAGGAAGGATGGTGGGGAGGACTGGGCAtattccctctccctctccctcgtccgGGCGGTGCGGGCCCCGGTGGGCAGTGTCTCGGAGGTAAAACTCGGCCATCTCTCCTGGATATACTGGCTCCACGCCAGACGCCACAGCTCTCCTCACCTGCTGGAGGAGGGAGTGCTTGCTTGGCAAGAAAGGCGGGATTTGGCTGGCTTAATTAGGAGGCGTCTCACGTGCCGCGCTGCGATGTGGACGTGCCGTAAGTAACTCTCCGAAGACAGCCGGAATGATTGGGTGGGCCCACGCGACGATTCTGTCGTGCGTCCCCGCCACGCCAGGGTATCCAGCCCCGCATCTCAGATGAAACCTGTGTTTCTACTTTGGCCATCGGCTGACACAAAG is a window encoding:
- the LOC123040486 gene encoding uncharacterized protein, coding for MPPPAVRPHGERPPDAGATAARRAERHRAPPAGDRFEGRRRGPGGERRGQGVGPPASSSARTLKGVIRRTRCCGSASSAPARGAGRLVPRQRRRTACLVPRGRRFGLTAIGGPRRLHLAARGDGERVDGRGGAVCRATASAAAEACFEEAAAWTDRRARRTGRAPPLRTQGDGGTATPQSPSATVVAVAATRTLKRMWRGRCCASSWAAPARSTSKLPLTLEDVISKNKKSRRQSSYH